A region from the Streptomyces sp. 3214.6 genome encodes:
- a CDS encoding LamG domain-containing protein — protein sequence MVKTAEAAKNPALATIRMTVSGGGLDIAQTADGGFVARDGDGSPVFESPAGRMWDSAGDTPATSTAAAGVTTQLARTAPAAAEGEPETTKSAPLPAAGGEPSPSEGPGSGDAAAALPLKVTGTALEITPDPALLHGKDTVFPLYIDPPTKGIALGDWTALASNGTKYWEFDGDKGVGRCSNYAGYLCANTPYTQRMYFEYPLSSIHGKKILDATMEVYQLWTFTCTPHLYDLTRVDKGISSSTTWSTKPAGVDLMGDREVAYGRGTLCSPSQPANWVRFSDNVSGGETNENLTTTLASYAANKQAEITFSLTAHDESDAAAWARFRNDAKLSVTYVSYPSAPTEAKVQDGTSGKACGTSAVPQATGDTTPKVYGTVQSVDGSQAQLRAAFEIWKADGTSRAWAANSPPSAWVADNAVRDATSPALTPQTDYRLRVKTQAYYMTDRGATGILDSAWSAWCYFRVDTDLPPPPMVSSSDGRYQPADTTLTADGVGVTGAFLFTPADADATAAGVQSDVVSYKWRLNSGPVSAPITVAKGTAGKANITPNQVGENTIQVWGFDAAGHSSVTGYYNFLVNPGAKPSGVWHFDGDGNDSTTAPTPHALSMGTGASYDGPGRAGTASLKLDGTAGYAQSSGPVVDTTKSFSLSAWVRLSDVSRSQTIISQQATTLSGFALHYSATSKRFAFSRYQSDVAAPTASRSTSLTAPVAGVWTHLTGVYDAVSQTVQLYVNGRPQGAPVAFTTPWAATGPLQIGRFHNSTGYVEYAGALIDEVHVWSRVLTDAEVVQDARLEDEDISDGDADAPTPALVAKWSATDTVNATGTTVKDTSGFGRTLSLSGATLAQITTGADPDIGETGTTRQTMQLNGASAYASAIGPIVDDTGSFTATAWVTLDPAKFTDTTKSYAVQVFGQSGATQSSWGLWYEQPAGSSRGRWTFGRPDKDGTGATWTKNESDAISTAELNGAPVMLTVVYDAQATVDTSSGPKLGSLSLYVNSARMGNDDDVSFPAPWQGTGAFEVGRAKIDGAAARYFPGTVDSVRVWSGATSTAVIADRWNTEQ from the coding sequence GTGGTCAAAACAGCGGAGGCGGCGAAGAACCCGGCGCTCGCGACGATCAGGATGACCGTCTCCGGCGGTGGCCTGGACATCGCCCAGACGGCCGACGGCGGTTTCGTCGCGCGCGATGGCGACGGCAGCCCGGTCTTCGAGAGCCCGGCGGGGCGGATGTGGGATTCAGCCGGTGATACTCCGGCAACGAGCACCGCCGCGGCAGGCGTCACGACGCAACTCGCCCGCACCGCTCCGGCGGCGGCCGAAGGCGAGCCGGAGACGACGAAGTCCGCCCCGCTGCCCGCCGCCGGGGGCGAGCCGTCCCCGTCAGAGGGTCCCGGCAGCGGTGACGCGGCGGCTGCGCTTCCACTCAAGGTCACCGGCACCGCTCTGGAGATCACGCCCGATCCGGCCCTGCTCCATGGCAAGGACACGGTCTTCCCGCTGTACATCGACCCGCCGACCAAGGGCATCGCGCTGGGCGACTGGACGGCCCTGGCCTCCAACGGCACCAAGTACTGGGAGTTCGACGGGGACAAGGGCGTCGGGCGCTGCTCCAACTACGCCGGCTACCTCTGCGCCAACACCCCGTACACCCAACGCATGTACTTCGAGTACCCGCTGTCGTCGATCCACGGCAAGAAGATCCTGGACGCGACGATGGAGGTGTACCAGCTGTGGACGTTCACCTGCACTCCGCACTTGTACGACCTGACCCGCGTGGACAAGGGCATCTCCTCCAGCACCACCTGGTCGACCAAGCCCGCCGGCGTGGACCTGATGGGCGACCGGGAAGTGGCCTACGGGCGGGGCACCCTGTGCAGTCCGTCGCAGCCGGCGAACTGGGTCCGCTTCAGCGACAACGTCTCCGGCGGGGAGACCAACGAGAACCTGACGACCACGCTCGCGTCCTACGCAGCGAACAAGCAGGCTGAGATCACCTTCTCGCTGACCGCGCACGACGAGTCCGACGCGGCCGCCTGGGCGCGGTTCCGCAACGACGCGAAGCTGTCGGTCACCTACGTCTCCTACCCCTCTGCGCCGACCGAGGCGAAGGTCCAGGACGGCACCAGCGGCAAGGCGTGCGGGACTTCCGCTGTGCCGCAGGCCACCGGCGACACCACGCCGAAGGTGTACGGCACCGTGCAGTCAGTGGACGGATCACAGGCACAACTGCGTGCGGCGTTCGAGATCTGGAAGGCGGACGGCACCAGCCGTGCCTGGGCGGCGAACTCTCCCCCCAGCGCCTGGGTAGCGGACAACGCAGTGCGCGACGCCACGTCCCCCGCACTGACCCCGCAGACGGACTACCGACTGAGGGTCAAGACACAGGCCTACTACATGACCGACCGTGGTGCGACGGGGATTCTCGACTCTGCCTGGTCTGCTTGGTGCTATTTCCGGGTCGACACCGATCTTCCGCCGCCTCCGATGGTGTCCAGCTCGGACGGGCGCTACCAGCCTGCGGACACGACGCTGACCGCAGACGGCGTGGGCGTGACGGGCGCGTTCCTCTTCACGCCGGCTGACGCGGATGCCACCGCTGCCGGCGTCCAGTCCGACGTCGTCAGCTACAAGTGGCGGCTGAACAGCGGCCCGGTGTCCGCACCGATCACCGTCGCGAAGGGCACGGCCGGCAAAGCGAACATCACCCCGAACCAGGTCGGCGAGAACACCATCCAGGTCTGGGGCTTTGACGCCGCCGGCCACAGCTCCGTCACCGGCTACTACAACTTCCTCGTCAACCCCGGCGCGAAGCCCTCGGGCGTGTGGCACTTCGACGGCGACGGCAACGACTCCACGACAGCTCCCACACCCCACGCACTGTCCATGGGTACAGGAGCCTCCTACGACGGCCCGGGTCGTGCGGGAACGGCTTCGCTGAAACTCGACGGCACTGCTGGCTATGCCCAGTCGTCGGGACCGGTGGTGGACACGACCAAGTCGTTCAGCCTCTCCGCCTGGGTTCGGCTCTCGGACGTCTCCCGCAGCCAGACCATCATCTCGCAGCAGGCCACCACGCTGTCGGGATTCGCACTGCACTACTCGGCCACCAGCAAACGGTTCGCCTTCTCCCGCTACCAAAGTGACGTGGCTGCTCCGACCGCCAGCCGCTCCACCTCCCTCACCGCCCCCGTGGCAGGCGTGTGGACCCACCTCACCGGCGTCTACGACGCCGTGAGTCAGACCGTGCAGCTGTATGTGAACGGCCGACCCCAGGGGGCTCCCGTAGCCTTCACCACACCATGGGCGGCGACCGGGCCACTCCAGATCGGCAGGTTCCACAACAGCACCGGCTACGTCGAATACGCCGGCGCGCTCATCGACGAGGTACACGTCTGGTCCCGGGTGCTCACCGATGCAGAGGTCGTCCAGGACGCCCGCCTGGAGGACGAGGACATCAGTGACGGCGATGCTGACGCTCCGACGCCGGCGCTCGTCGCCAAGTGGAGCGCCACGGACACGGTGAACGCGACCGGCACCACGGTCAAGGACACCAGCGGCTTCGGCCGCACTCTGAGCCTCAGTGGGGCAACGCTGGCCCAGATCACGACCGGCGCGGACCCGGACATCGGTGAGACCGGCACCACCAGGCAGACGATGCAGCTGAACGGCGCCAGCGCCTATGCCTCGGCGATCGGGCCGATCGTGGACGACACCGGTTCGTTCACGGCGACCGCCTGGGTGACGCTGGACCCCGCCAAGTTCACCGACACCACCAAGTCGTATGCGGTGCAGGTGTTCGGGCAGTCCGGAGCGACGCAGTCGTCTTGGGGCCTCTGGTACGAGCAGCCGGCAGGCAGCAGCCGGGGACGCTGGACCTTCGGCCGCCCCGACAAGGACGGCACCGGTGCGACCTGGACGAAGAACGAGTCCGATGCCATCAGCACTGCTGAACTCAATGGCGCTCCCGTCATGCTGACGGTCGTCTACGACGCCCAGGCGACAGTCGACACGTCCAGCGGCCCGAAGCTCGGCTCGCTCAGCCTCTACGTCAACAGCGCACGGATGGGCAACGACGACGACGTGTCCTTCCCCGCTCCGTGGCAGGGGACGGGGGCGTTCGAGGTCGGCCGGGCGAAGATCGACGGCGCTGCCGCGCGCTACTTCCCCGGAACGGTCGACAGCGTCCGCGTCTGGTCTGGCGCGACGTCCACCGCTGTGATCGCCGACCGCTGGAACACCGAGCAGTAA
- a CDS encoding DUF1737 domain-containing protein: protein MSFCHRVSDALALGYRLHEGPAVTFNGSRVIVAQALLWPGGHAPGAVGE from the coding sequence GTGTCGTTCTGTCACCGCGTCAGCGACGCGCTTGCCCTGGGGTACCGCCTCCACGAAGGTCCGGCGGTGACGTTCAACGGCAGCCGCGTCATCGTTGCGCAAGCGCTGCTCTGGCCTGGTGGTCACGCACCGGGTGCCGTGGGCGAGTAG
- a CDS encoding peptidase inhibitor family I36 protein — protein MKLRAWSCAAALALTALVLPAQDASAAAAPSCPDGSVCFYSGEDFGGSSWEWTARSGYRDMPPYLHDHVGSFVAGTRACFINWGPVEKRDVFNGDWRSRYQGDFGGRIDGVGPGAC, from the coding sequence ATGAAACTTCGCGCCTGGTCCTGCGCCGCCGCCCTCGCCCTGACCGCTCTCGTCCTGCCGGCCCAGGACGCCTCGGCCGCGGCGGCGCCGTCCTGTCCCGACGGCTCGGTCTGCTTCTACAGCGGCGAGGACTTCGGCGGCAGCAGCTGGGAGTGGACCGCCCGCAGCGGCTACCGCGACATGCCGCCCTACCTCCACGACCACGTCGGCTCCTTCGTCGCCGGCACCCGCGCCTGCTTCATCAACTGGGGGCCGGTCGAGAAGCGTGACGTCTTCAACGGCGACTGGCGCTCGCGCTACCAGGGCGACTTCGGCGGCAGGATCGACGGAGTGGGCCCGGGCGCCTGCTGA
- a CDS encoding maleylpyruvate isomerase N-terminal domain-containing protein, whose product MSESSGSSGPAPVTADDVQYAVRLAVAVLRSAEGADWDANAGSVEWSCWETVEHLADDLFAYAAQLGPEQPPLDAEVPFVWSRKKPGAPANVIFADRAAGPGGLAQVLDACGAMLAAVVRTAPASVRAHHVFGVSDPEGFAAMGVVETLVHLYDVAEGLGVEWEEPDAGLCDRVLARLFPDAPTGTDRWPTLLWATGRGEIPGHARLTQWRWYGVPRGER is encoded by the coding sequence ATGTCTGAATCAAGTGGATCATCAGGTCCCGCCCCCGTCACCGCCGATGACGTGCAGTACGCCGTCCGGCTGGCCGTCGCCGTGCTCCGGAGTGCGGAGGGGGCCGACTGGGACGCCAACGCAGGGTCGGTGGAGTGGAGTTGTTGGGAGACCGTCGAGCATCTCGCCGATGATCTGTTCGCCTATGCCGCTCAACTCGGGCCCGAGCAGCCGCCGTTGGACGCCGAGGTGCCGTTCGTCTGGAGTCGGAAGAAGCCAGGGGCGCCGGCGAACGTGATCTTTGCCGATCGTGCGGCCGGGCCGGGCGGGCTTGCGCAGGTGCTGGATGCCTGTGGGGCGATGCTGGCGGCCGTGGTGCGGACGGCGCCGGCGAGCGTGAGGGCTCATCATGTCTTCGGGGTTTCCGACCCCGAGGGCTTTGCCGCCATGGGGGTCGTCGAGACGCTGGTGCACCTGTACGACGTCGCCGAGGGGCTCGGGGTCGAGTGGGAGGAGCCGGATGCCGGGCTCTGTGACCGGGTGCTGGCCCGGCTGTTTCCCGATGCGCCGACCGGCACCGACCGGTGGCCCACGCTGCTGTGGGCCACCGGTCGGGGGGAGATCCCGGGGCATGCGCGTCTCACGCAGTGGCGGTGGTACGGCGTTCCCCGGGGTGAGCGGTAG
- a CDS encoding RHS repeat domain-containing protein, which yields MSSRPFRTRASGAVVRRWLGRGALVAALSVLPQVVVPSGYDFAAQAQPSTARKQLEDPADAKTDKVGVLKPGTSKAPKDKALPASQKTRERAEKAAWPKPGKATAEVGATGKTPVTVGGLGVELAQEPAAAAAKPAKGKATAKATGPAEEVALSVHSRLAAQEAGVNGVLLTVDPAGAAGHSAGAAAGDSDTLRLALDYSSFNDVYGGNFGPRLNLVTLPACALTTPSKKSCRTQTPLAGADNDAQSQTLTGTLSARTLAAGTPMLLAAAADSSGGGSDYSATSLSPTATWEAGGSTGDFTWNYPLRVPPATAGPSPNLSISYNSASVDGRTAGENNQTSVVGEGFSITESYIERKYGSCKDDGQSGKGDLCWKYANATLVLNGKAVELVNACSDKAACDTAALSQASGGAWKLKNEDGTRVEHLTGATGNGDDNTEYWKVTDASGVQYFFGKQRLPGWSDKGTTSTADDDPVTNSVWTVPVFGDDSGEPCYKSTGFADSSCNQAWRWNLDYVVDPHANASTYWYTPETNYYSKNANTTVNGTAYIRGGYLNRIDYGLRSDLIYAKPAAQQVHFTYAERCVTSGGCSSLTKDTKADWPDVPFDMICASGTKCATQIGPSFFTRKRLTDVTTSVWTGTGTTRRNVDSWHLDQSFPDTGDASSASLWLKSIQNTGKANTTAAAMPPVVFGGIQLPNHVEGSGPDTLRYIKWRVRTIKSETGSTLTANYSDPDCIWGSSMPANVDKNTRRCFPVKWSQSGATPVTDWFHKYVVTSVFQDDPYGHGDTGETYYDYQGGAGWAYADDEGLTKSSNRTWSQWRGYGKVVQTSGDSEGPRSKKSTLYMRGLNGEKELDGTARVEKVTDSAGTAVDDARQYAGFVRETIVYNGAEELSGTINTPWSYKTGSHAYSWGTTDSWIVQAGETATRTKISTGTRTVKQKTTYDTTYGMPISVEDSGDIAKTGDESCVRTSYARNTAAWLVNTVSRTETYAVGCAAAPVVPDDVVSDVTTAYDGQAVGAAPTKGENTASYRVASYDPVDKTPVYQQVSSATYDKLGRPATATNALNQTIKTTYVPDDTGYGPLTSKTTTDPKLYTTTSVVDPAWGTATKTTDANSNVTEWAFDALGRLVSVWKPNRSRTLGDAASIVYAYSVNNDKETWVRTDALKNDGKTYNSAYEIFDSLLRSRQKQVPAPNGGRVISETLYDDRGLAYLSNSQIHDDVAPSGTLANTYPGSVPASTETVFDAAGRATEGIFRVYGQEKWRTKTDEQGDQTAVTAAEGGTGLMTIVDARGRVTERREYGGPVPTGTDYTRTLYEYTPGGQLKKLTGPDGAVWTYGYDLRGRKTASTDPDKGAVTTAYNDADQPLTVTTTLNGVSRTLITDYDVLNRKIGTWDGAKDDAHQLTKFTYDTLAKGQPTASIRYVGGTTGKIYSQVVTGYDSLGRAKGTKTVLAATDPLVVAGAPQTFATSTVYNRDGTVQSTSMPAAAGLPAETVANTYNDLGMLTGASGMTGYVQNIGYSPYGEVEETRLGTSTGAKQLQILNRYEDGTRRLTNTHTVDQTNTGYTSDVDYAYDATGNVLSLTDQANGKDTQCFAYDGYRRLTEAWTPSSNDCATARSAAALGGPAPYWTSWTYKPGGLRDTQTEHKATGDTTTAYGYPVVNATGAGQPHTLTSVTVDGTAATSFTYDEQGNTTRRYGPTGNAQDLAWDIEGELTRLTEGAKTTDYLYDANGELLIRRGPDKTVLYLAGQELHYDTAANKFTAQRYYPAGDATAVRTETSLSWMVDDHHGTASMTVDATTQAVTRRYTKPFGESRGTTPSVWPDDKGFLGKPTDTDTGLTHVGAREYDPTTGRFLSVDPVLAPEDHESLNGYAYANNTPVTMSDPTGLRPITACDQGCSDGKGGTYRDHMTMSNGKWVYHSTRTYTQSFQYQNSGGTVGSGTMTVTVRTDGGVKSAKVVFKKGPDPKPKKDDGYCNACWAMGTNPHYDPNANDIPDAGKLATWQKVVLGVVAVVSAAVVAAPVVAAVGPELTAACLANPAGCGEVIAEIGTGGAAGGSMPSGAAHGGAANAANGPRLGKQLQYEADAAAAAKLFTTDGNLTAETIARSEKIIEGSKIENPHLEEYFKAHGGVDQWGKYGTPRVNTPGGEGTLDIHFYMNEVSGEVYLYDYKVKFGGGKRK from the coding sequence TTGTCTTCAAGACCCTTCCGCACACGTGCGTCAGGGGCGGTCGTACGCCGCTGGCTCGGCCGTGGCGCGCTCGTGGCCGCTCTCTCCGTCCTTCCGCAAGTGGTGGTCCCCTCGGGCTACGACTTCGCCGCCCAGGCCCAGCCCTCGACAGCCCGTAAGCAGCTGGAGGACCCGGCCGACGCGAAGACCGACAAGGTGGGCGTGCTCAAGCCCGGCACGTCCAAAGCCCCCAAGGACAAAGCCCTTCCCGCCTCCCAGAAGACCCGCGAACGCGCGGAGAAAGCGGCCTGGCCCAAGCCCGGCAAGGCCACGGCCGAGGTCGGGGCGACCGGCAAGACCCCGGTCACCGTCGGCGGACTCGGCGTGGAGCTGGCCCAGGAGCCCGCCGCCGCGGCAGCCAAACCGGCGAAGGGCAAGGCAACGGCGAAGGCCACCGGCCCGGCCGAGGAGGTGGCGCTCAGCGTCCACTCACGGCTCGCCGCACAGGAGGCCGGCGTCAACGGCGTCCTGCTCACCGTCGACCCGGCGGGAGCCGCCGGCCACTCCGCCGGCGCAGCCGCCGGTGACAGCGACACGCTCCGACTCGCTTTGGACTACTCCTCCTTCAACGACGTCTACGGCGGCAACTTCGGGCCCCGCCTGAACCTGGTGACGCTCCCGGCGTGTGCGCTGACCACCCCGTCGAAGAAGTCCTGCCGCACGCAGACCCCCCTGGCGGGGGCGGACAACGACGCGCAGTCCCAGACCCTGACAGGAACCCTCTCCGCACGCACTCTCGCGGCCGGCACCCCGATGCTGCTGGCGGCGGCAGCAGACAGCTCGGGCGGCGGCAGCGACTACAGCGCCACCTCGCTGTCCCCCACCGCGACCTGGGAAGCCGGCGGGAGCACGGGTGACTTCACCTGGAACTACCCCCTGCGGGTGCCCCCGGCGACGGCCGGCCCGTCCCCGAACCTGTCCATCTCCTACAACTCCGCGTCAGTGGACGGCCGCACGGCCGGGGAGAACAACCAGACTTCCGTGGTCGGCGAAGGCTTCTCGATCACCGAGTCCTACATCGAGCGCAAGTACGGCTCCTGCAAGGACGACGGCCAGTCCGGCAAGGGCGACCTGTGCTGGAAGTACGCCAACGCCACCCTGGTCCTCAACGGAAAGGCCGTCGAACTCGTCAACGCCTGCTCCGACAAGGCGGCTTGCGACACCGCTGCCCTGTCCCAGGCATCCGGCGGCGCCTGGAAGCTGAAGAACGAGGACGGCACCCGCGTCGAGCACCTGACCGGAGCCACCGGCAACGGCGACGACAACACCGAGTACTGGAAGGTCACGGACGCGTCCGGCGTCCAGTACTTCTTCGGCAAGCAGCGCCTGCCCGGCTGGAGCGACAAGGGCACCACCTCCACCGCCGACGACGACCCGGTCACCAACTCGGTTTGGACCGTACCCGTCTTCGGCGATGACTCCGGCGAGCCCTGCTACAAGTCCACCGGCTTCGCCGACTCGTCCTGCAACCAGGCCTGGCGCTGGAACCTGGACTACGTCGTGGACCCCCACGCCAACGCCTCCACCTACTGGTACACCCCGGAGACGAACTACTACTCGAAGAACGCCAACACCACTGTCAACGGGACCGCCTACATCCGTGGCGGCTACCTCAACCGCATCGACTACGGTCTGCGCAGCGACCTGATCTACGCCAAGCCCGCCGCCCAGCAGGTCCACTTCACCTACGCCGAGCGCTGCGTCACCTCCGGCGGCTGTTCCAGCCTGACCAAGGACACCAAGGCCGACTGGCCCGACGTGCCCTTCGACATGATCTGCGCGTCCGGCACCAAGTGCGCCACCCAGATCGGGCCGTCCTTCTTCACGCGCAAGCGCCTGACCGACGTCACCACCTCGGTGTGGACAGGTACCGGCACCACCCGCCGGAACGTCGACAGCTGGCACCTGGACCAGAGCTTCCCCGACACTGGTGACGCCTCCTCGGCGAGCCTGTGGCTGAAGTCCATCCAGAACACCGGCAAGGCCAACACCACCGCGGCCGCCATGCCGCCGGTCGTCTTCGGTGGCATCCAGTTGCCCAACCACGTCGAGGGCAGCGGCCCGGACACCCTGCGCTACATCAAGTGGCGCGTACGCACCATCAAGTCCGAGACCGGCTCCACCCTCACCGCCAACTACTCCGACCCCGACTGCATCTGGGGCTCGAGCATGCCGGCGAACGTCGACAAGAACACCCGCCGCTGCTTCCCGGTCAAGTGGTCCCAGTCCGGCGCGACCCCGGTCACCGACTGGTTCCACAAGTACGTGGTCACCTCCGTCTTCCAGGACGACCCCTACGGCCACGGCGACACCGGGGAGACCTACTACGACTACCAGGGCGGCGCCGGCTGGGCCTACGCCGACGACGAGGGCCTGACCAAGTCGTCCAACCGCACGTGGTCGCAGTGGCGCGGCTACGGCAAGGTCGTGCAGACCTCCGGCGACTCCGAAGGCCCGCGCTCCAAGAAGTCCACGCTGTACATGCGCGGCCTGAACGGAGAGAAGGAACTCGACGGCACCGCCCGCGTGGAGAAGGTCACCGACTCCGCCGGCACCGCCGTCGACGACGCCCGCCAGTACGCCGGCTTCGTCCGCGAGACCATCGTCTACAACGGCGCCGAGGAACTCAGCGGCACCATCAACACCCCCTGGTCGTACAAGACCGGCAGTCACGCCTACAGCTGGGGCACCACCGACTCCTGGATCGTCCAGGCCGGCGAGACCGCCACGCGCACCAAGATTTCCACCGGCACGCGCACGGTCAAGCAGAAGACCACGTATGACACCACCTACGGCATGCCGATCAGCGTGGAGGACAGCGGCGACATCGCCAAGACCGGCGACGAATCATGCGTGCGGACCAGCTACGCCCGCAACACCGCGGCTTGGCTGGTGAACACCGTGTCGCGCACCGAGACCTACGCCGTCGGCTGCGCCGCCGCTCCGGTGGTACCCGACGACGTCGTCTCCGACGTCACGACGGCCTACGACGGCCAGGCGGTCGGGGCGGCCCCCACCAAGGGGGAGAACACCGCCTCCTACCGGGTCGCAAGTTACGACCCGGTCGACAAGACTCCCGTCTACCAGCAGGTGTCCAGCGCCACCTACGACAAGCTGGGCCGCCCTGCCACGGCGACCAACGCCCTCAACCAGACGATCAAGACCACCTACGTCCCTGACGACACCGGCTACGGTCCTCTGACGTCCAAGACCACCACCGACCCCAAGCTCTACACCACCACCAGCGTGGTGGACCCGGCCTGGGGCACGGCCACCAAGACCACCGACGCCAACAGCAACGTCACCGAGTGGGCCTTCGACGCACTCGGCCGCCTGGTCTCGGTCTGGAAGCCCAACCGCTCCCGCACGCTCGGCGACGCCGCCAGCATCGTCTACGCCTACAGCGTCAACAACGACAAAGAGACCTGGGTCCGCACCGACGCTCTCAAGAACGACGGAAAGACCTACAACAGCGCCTACGAAATCTTCGACAGCCTGCTGCGATCCCGCCAAAAGCAGGTCCCCGCGCCGAACGGCGGCCGGGTGATCTCCGAAACCCTCTACGACGACCGCGGCCTGGCGTACCTCTCCAACAGCCAGATTCATGACGACGTCGCACCCTCGGGCACGCTGGCCAACACCTACCCCGGCTCCGTCCCCGCCTCCACCGAAACCGTCTTCGACGCGGCCGGCCGTGCCACCGAAGGCATCTTCCGGGTCTACGGCCAGGAGAAGTGGCGTACCAAGACCGACGAACAGGGTGATCAAACCGCCGTCACCGCGGCCGAGGGCGGCACCGGCCTCATGACGATCGTCGACGCCCGCGGCCGAGTAACCGAACGCCGCGAGTACGGCGGCCCTGTCCCGACGGGCACCGACTACACCCGCACGCTGTACGAGTACACCCCTGGTGGCCAGCTCAAGAAGCTGACCGGCCCGGACGGGGCGGTCTGGACCTACGGCTACGACCTGCGCGGCCGCAAGACGGCCTCCACAGACCCCGACAAGGGCGCTGTCACCACCGCCTACAACGATGCCGATCAGCCGCTGACCGTCACCACGACCCTCAACGGCGTCTCACGAACCCTGATCACCGACTACGACGTGCTGAATCGCAAGATCGGTACCTGGGACGGAGCGAAGGACGACGCCCACCAGCTGACCAAGTTCACCTACGACACCCTTGCCAAGGGACAGCCGACCGCTTCGATCCGCTACGTCGGCGGCACCACCGGCAAGATCTACTCCCAGGTCGTCACCGGCTACGACTCCCTCGGCCGCGCCAAGGGCACCAAGACCGTCCTTGCCGCCACCGACCCCTTGGTCGTCGCCGGGGCGCCGCAGACCTTCGCCACCTCGACCGTCTACAACAGAGACGGCACCGTCCAGTCCACCTCGATGCCCGCGGCAGCCGGCCTGCCCGCCGAGACCGTGGCCAACACCTACAACGACCTCGGAATGCTCACCGGCGCCTCAGGCATGACCGGCTACGTCCAGAACATCGGTTACTCCCCGTACGGCGAGGTCGAGGAGACCCGCCTGGGCACGTCCACCGGCGCCAAGCAGCTCCAGATCCTCAACCGCTACGAGGACGGCACCCGCCGCCTGACCAACACCCACACCGTCGACCAGACCAACACCGGCTACACCAGCGACGTCGACTACGCCTACGACGCCACCGGCAACGTCCTGTCGCTCACTGATCAAGCCAACGGCAAGGACACCCAGTGCTTCGCCTACGACGGCTACCGCCGTCTGACCGAAGCGTGGACCCCGTCCTCCAACGACTGCGCCACCGCCCGCTCGGCAGCCGCCCTCGGCGGCCCGGCCCCGTACTGGACCAGCTGGACCTACAAGCCTGGGGGCCTGCGCGACACCCAGACCGAGCACAAGGCCACCGGTGACACCACGACCGCATACGGCTATCCGGTCGTCAACGCCACCGGCGCAGGCCAGCCCCACACCCTGACCTCCGTCACCGTCGACGGCACCGCCGCCACCTCGTTCACCTACGACGAGCAGGGCAACACAACCAGGCGCTACGGCCCCACCGGCAACGCGCAAGACCTCGCCTGGGACATCGAAGGAGAACTCACCCGCCTCACCGAGGGCGCCAAGACCACCGACTACCTCTACGACGCCAACGGCGAACTCCTGATCCGCCGCGGCCCCGACAAAACCGTCCTCTACCTGGCCGGCCAGGAACTCCACTACGACACGGCCGCCAACAAGTTCACCGCCCAGCGCTACTACCCGGCCGGCGACGCCACCGCCGTCCGCACCGAGACCAGCCTGTCCTGGATGGTCGACGACCACCACGGCACCGCCTCGATGACAGTGGACGCCACCACGCAGGCCGTAACCCGCCGCTACACCAAGCCCTTCGGCGAGTCTCGCGGCACGACACCGTCGGTCTGGCCCGACGACAAGGGCTTCCTGGGCAAGCCGACCGACACCGACACCGGCCTCACCCACGTCGGCGCCCGCGAGTACGACCCGACCACCGGACGCTTCCTCTCCGTCGACCCGGTTCTCGCCCCCGAGGACCACGAGTCCCTCAACGGCTACGCCTACGCCAACAACACCCCCGTCACCATGTCCGACCCCACCGGCCTGCGGCCGATAACGGCCTGTGACCAAGGGTGCAGCGACGGCAAGGGCGGCACCTACCGGGACCACATGACAATGTCCAACGGGAAGTGGGTCTACCACTCCACGCGGACGTACACCCAGTCGTTCCAGTACCAGAATTCGGGCGGCACCGTCGGAAGCGGCACCATGACCGTCACCGTCCGCACCGACGGGGGCGTCAAGTCGGCGAAGGTGGTCTTCAAGAAGGGACCTGACCCGAAGCCCAAGAAGGACGACGGCTACTGCAACGCCTGCTGGGCCATGGGCACGAACCCGCACTACGACCCCAACGCCAACGACATTCCGGATGCAGGCAAGCTCGCGACTTGGCAGAAGGTGGTCCTGGGCGTCGTCGCCGTTGTGTCTGCGGCCGTGGTCGCCGCCCCGGTCGTTGCAGCTGTCGGGCCAGAGCTCACCGCGGCATGCCTGGCTAACCCTGCAGGTTGCGGTGAAGTCATAGCCGAAATAGGAACAGGCGGTGCCGCAGGTGGCAGCATGCCATCCGGTGCCGCCCATGGAGGCGCGGCCAACGCCGCTAACGGGCCACGGCTTGGGAAGCAGCTACAGTACGAGGCCGATGCAGCCGCAGCGGCCAAACTGTTCACTACGGATGGCAACCTCACTGCGGAAACCATCGCGCGCTCCGAGAAAATTATAGAGGGCTCCAAAATTGAGAATCCTCACCTGGAGGAGTATTTCAAAGCGCACGGTGGTGTTGACCAGTGGGGCAAGTACGGCACCCCTCGAGTCAACACCCCGGGAGGCGAAGGAACCTTGGATATTCACTTCTACATGAACGAAGTGAGCGGAGAAGTCTACCTATACGACTACAAGGTGAAGTTTGGCGGAGGGAAGAGAAAGTGA